A section of the Arcobacter roscoffensis genome encodes:
- a CDS encoding ribose-phosphate pyrophosphokinase: MSTFKLFSGSANPEFTAKVGEYLGVPVSSATLNRFSDGEISVQITESVRGQDVFIIQPTCAPANDNLMELLIMVDALKRSSAKSISAVIPYYGYARQDRKAAPRVPITAKLTADLLEKAGIDRVVTIDLHAAQIQGFFNIPADNLFGSILFVDYIRSKNFKNPIIASPDIGGVARARSYADKLDYDLVIVDKKREKANVSEVMNIIGDVKGKDVILVDDMVDTAGTLVKAAEVLKKKGANSVMACCTHGVLSGPAYDRIEKGVLDELVVSDTIPTQKDAKKVTVLSASTMIGETIRRIHNNESVNSIFIA; encoded by the coding sequence ATGTCAACATTTAAACTTTTTAGTGGTTCAGCTAATCCTGAGTTTACAGCAAAAGTTGGGGAATATTTAGGTGTTCCAGTTTCAAGTGCTACTTTAAACAGATTTAGTGATGGAGAGATCTCTGTTCAAATTACAGAAAGTGTAAGAGGTCAAGATGTGTTTATTATTCAACCTACTTGTGCTCCTGCTAATGATAATTTAATGGAACTTCTAATTATGGTTGATGCACTAAAAAGATCAAGTGCTAAGTCAATATCAGCGGTTATTCCATACTATGGTTATGCAAGACAAGATAGAAAAGCAGCTCCTAGAGTTCCTATTACTGCTAAATTAACTGCTGATTTATTAGAAAAAGCTGGAATTGATAGAGTTGTAACTATTGATTTACATGCTGCTCAAATCCAAGGTTTCTTTAATATCCCTGCTGACAATTTATTTGGTTCAATTTTATTTGTAGATTATATTAGATCTAAAAACTTTAAAAACCCAATTATTGCAAGTCCAGATATTGGTGGAGTTGCAAGAGCTAGATCTTATGCAGATAAACTAGATTATGACTTAGTTATAGTTGACAAAAAAAGAGAAAAAGCAAATGTATCAGAAGTGATGAATATCATAGGTGATGTAAAAGGTAAAGATGTTATCCTTGTAGATGATATGGTTGATACAGCTGGAACTTTAGTAAAAGCTGCTGAAGTTTTAAAGAAAAAAGGTGCAAATTCTGTTATGGCATGTTGTACACATGGTGTACTTTCAGGACCTGCTTATGATAGAATCGAAAAAGGTGTTTTAGATGAATTAGTTGTTTCTGACACGATTCCTACACAAAAAGATGCTAAAAAAGTGACTGTATTATCGGCTTCAACTATGATAGGTGAGACTATCAGAAGAATCCATAATAACGAATCAGTAAATTCAATTTTTATTGCTTAA